In Candidatus Palauibacter soopunensis, one genomic interval encodes:
- a CDS encoding DNA adenine methylase codes for MRYLGNKTKLVPFLLEAVDRFQAAPGVACDPFAGTASVSAALKEQGWQVHAGDLMASSYALQVARVQLDAPPRYPASLLPAAARNGKREIGYRTVLEGLVEFDDPDGIDGVGDHQDGGRPARGFISEHYTSDGTAGREHGRMYFSPENGRKIDRVRTRIERWTRGASHSEAAAQLLIATLIEAADRVANTTGVYASFVKTMQPNALRPLELRPIEPTPRREGAGACSAFRGPAARLLESVGPVDLVYLDPPYNGRQYPAYYHIPELLALGWATPPEIRGKAGLIPDEAQRSDWCRKHRAPDALREVLEAADGRHILFSYNDEGHLDRAAIEDALRERGLPDTYEFHDRPYRRYRSDADGPQRSYLRDDVREHLHYVRCA; via the coding sequence GTGCGCTATCTCGGGAACAAAACGAAGCTCGTGCCCTTCCTGCTGGAAGCGGTGGATCGGTTCCAGGCGGCACCCGGCGTCGCATGCGACCCGTTCGCCGGCACCGCCAGCGTGTCCGCGGCGCTCAAGGAGCAAGGCTGGCAGGTCCATGCGGGCGACCTCATGGCGTCGTCCTACGCCCTCCAGGTCGCACGAGTCCAGCTCGACGCGCCCCCGCGGTATCCCGCCTCGCTCCTCCCGGCGGCGGCCCGCAACGGGAAGCGGGAGATCGGCTACCGCACCGTGCTCGAGGGACTGGTCGAATTCGATGATCCGGACGGTATCGACGGCGTCGGCGATCACCAGGACGGGGGGCGTCCGGCCCGCGGGTTCATCTCGGAGCACTACACGAGCGACGGCACCGCCGGCCGCGAGCACGGACGCATGTACTTCTCCCCCGAAAACGGACGGAAGATCGATCGTGTCCGGACGCGGATCGAACGCTGGACGCGCGGGGCCTCGCACAGCGAAGCCGCGGCCCAACTTCTGATCGCGACGCTCATCGAGGCCGCCGACCGGGTCGCGAACACCACGGGCGTATACGCCTCCTTCGTGAAGACGATGCAGCCGAACGCCCTGCGCCCGCTCGAACTCCGCCCCATCGAACCGACCCCGCGCCGGGAAGGGGCCGGCGCCTGCAGCGCGTTTCGCGGACCCGCCGCCCGTCTGCTGGAATCCGTCGGTCCCGTCGATCTCGTCTATCTCGACCCCCCTTACAACGGCCGGCAGTATCCCGCGTATTATCACATCCCCGAACTCCTCGCGCTCGGCTGGGCCACGCCGCCAGAGATTCGGGGGAAGGCGGGACTCATACCCGACGAAGCGCAGCGCTCGGACTGGTGCCGGAAGCACCGGGCTCCGGACGCGCTGCGGGAGGTGCTGGAGGCCGCGGACGGACGCCACATCCTGTTCAGCTACAACGACGAGGGGCATCTGGACCGAGCCGCCATCGAAGACGCGCTGCGCGAACGCGGCCTGCCCGACACGTACGAGTTCCACGACCGGCCCTACCGCCGCTACCGGAGCGACGCCGATGGCCCCCAGCGGAGCTACCTGCGCGACGACGTGCGCGAACACCTC